A genome region from Panicum virgatum strain AP13 chromosome 4K, P.virgatum_v5, whole genome shotgun sequence includes the following:
- the LOC120702170 gene encoding GDSL esterase/lipase At2g23540-like, which yields MGARNVINSGLIGCVPAAREFQPLGACAEGVNLLAAGFNVTLRSLLATDLAPRLPGLVYSLTDSFVLMKDFFADPPASGFTDIASTCCGDGFLLAQTLQCLPTSKVCPTRSERDQHVFWDPYHFSQQACFLTAQAFYNGPTKYTKSINFMQLAQSST from the exons ATGGGCGCCAGGAACGTCATCAACTCGGGGCTCATCGGTTgcgtgccggcggcgcgggagttcCAACCGTTGGGAGCGTGCGCCGAGGGCGTGaacctgctcgccgccggcttcAACGTCACCCTTCGGTCGCTGCTCGCCACCGACCTCGCCCCAAGGCTGCCGGGCCTCGTATACTCCCTCACTGACTCCTTCGTCCTCATGAAGGACTTCTTCGCCGACCCACCGGCGTCGGGGTTCACCGACATCGCTAGCACGTGCTGCGGCGATGGCTTCCTGCTCGCGCAGACACTCCAGTGCCTGCCCACCTCCAAGGTCTGCCCCACCAGATCCGAGCGCGACCA GCACGTCTTCTGGGATCCCTACCACTTTTCCCAGCAGGCCTGTTTCCTCACGGCCCAGGCATTCTACAACGGGCCAACCAAGTACACCAAGTCCATCAACTTCATGCAGCTGGCGCAGTCCTCCACTTAA
- the LOC120703709 gene encoding uncharacterized protein LOC120703709 codes for MMPGPAHHQGSLSLGEYKKTWSESHPGQFCNDFTAYAMSHMGRATSDVAYNPAAPPEAYTNPTIHARINAYTEVGRALHGETWDPATVPLSGEAIMRAGQGKKHGWYWIANSLVDTASRPSLSQLRASTTDSTPPICSRPETSVASVHQRQAEMEAKFEEKRRRRMEIEAKLEQERKLREEQSVILHSMVTWMQGLGASMNYAAPPPPFALPAQAYSPAGPSGTPNQSWNASNDPPPDQNSPAAQWPTWSHGPEQ; via the exons TCCAGGCCAGTTTTGCAATGACTTCACGGCGTACGCCATGTCTCACATGGGCAGGGCGACGTCGGACGTGGCCTACAACCCGGCGGCTCCACCAGAGGCCTACACAAACCCAACCATCCACGCGCGCATCAATGCGTACACGGAGGTGGGAAGGGCGCTCCACGGGGAGACTTGGGATCCGGCCACCGTGCCACTCTccggagaagccatcatgagggcgggacaagggaagaagcaCGGGTGGTACTGGATCGCCAACAGCTTGGTCGACACGGCGAGTAGGCCCAGTCTCTCGCAGCTTAGGGCAAGTACCACCGACTCGACCCCGCCCATATGCTCACggcctgagacttcagtggccagCGTGCACCAGAGACAG GCCGAGATGGAGGCAAAGTTTGAGGAAAAGAGGAGGCGCCGAATGGAGATCGAGGCCAAgctggagcaggagcggaagctgAGGGAGGAGCAGTCGGTTATATTGCACAGCATGGTCACCTGGATGCAAGGACTTGGCGCGTCGATGAACTAtgcagcgccgcctcctcccttcgccTTACCAGCTCAGGCTTACTCTCCTGCAGGACCTTCTGGCACTCCC AATCAGTCGTGGAACGCATCGAACGACCCTCCTCCGGACCagaactcgccggcggcccagTGGCCAACTTGGTCCCACGGACCTGAGCAGTAA